The sequence below is a genomic window from Dermacentor andersoni chromosome 6, qqDerAnde1_hic_scaffold, whole genome shotgun sequence.
GGTCTCATACACCTCTTTCGCGCCCCTGCCATGTACATTACAAACGTTCTCAAGCACTCCACCAggagcagcagtggaaaagtctaAGGAAGAGGCTAAGAAAGCTTAATTCGCtttgaaaagaacaaaaaactgGCAACTCCCCTGCCTAAAATGTTGTGACGCGCGTCATGCCGTTTGGGCAACCTTCGTATACGAATTAGATTATGACTAAGCGCGCGAAAAGACAAAGTCGCTGCCTCGTGGAACGCGACGCGGCGATTGTTTTCGCTTCCAGATATAAGCAGAGTGCCTCGATGTCTTTCTCGCCCACTGCGGCGGACGAAGAAGGCATCAAGGGCCCTAGGGCTTTACCAAGTGGTGTTGGCTAAGCTGCCTTCAACACCTGCCACACGTCACCATCCTATAAACTCTCCCTCTATCTTATCGTATAGCTTTGACGAAGAGCAGCGTAATCTGTCTGAGCACAAACAGCGTGCCACGTAATTGTTACATACAGAAGGCACCAATTGCACAAGTCACGCAGCATGTCTTTGTGCAACATTTCCTCTCTGTCATCGCAGTATACCGCCAGCGCCCTAGCATCGGCAAAGGAGCGTTTACTGCGCAGTGGCTTCCTTCAGACAGACTACATATTATATTTAGTCTATACTGATATCATATACAAATTATTTGGACAGCACTCATCCGTCACTGTGGTTGGCACAGGAGCAGATTAAATAAATGATGACGCAGGAGAAAAGCAGCCACAACAATCTCGTTGTCGAAAATGCACACAAGGAACGTGCACAAcgcccccccctccaccccccagCGATAGCAGTCCAGCCTTGTGGTGCAGCGTGGAAGGGCGCGCTCGCGCTTTCTCAGTCACCGACGCGCGCTGTCTGTGCTCAGATACGAGCAAAAGGAAAGCGTGTCCTTCTACGTTCAACAGCACACACATTCACTCAGCACCTCCAGTGTCCCCGAGATCGCGCTTGAGCCTCTTGATCTCGAGCTGTAGCAGGCGCCTCTTGAGGACCTCCGTCTTCTGTTGCTCGATGTAGAACTTCTTGTGCTCCAGGAGCATCTCCACTTTGGCGGCCGCCTTGCGACGCTCCTCCGCATGGAAGTCGGCGACGGCGGCGATCTTGCGCCGCTCCTCTACGTGCAGGCTGGCCAAGGTCATTGACCTCTTCACCTCCTGCCGGTAAAACTGGGCCTCGGCGTCCGCCCTGCGCTCGTCGGCCTCCAGCTTCTTCTTGGTGGCGGAGAAGATCTGGAACTCGAACCTCGCCTTGAGGTCTTCGGTCGACGCGGCGCCGAGCGCGTCGCCGCCGTCCGCGGAGGGCCTCTTGCGGCCGGACCTTCCGGGGGGCGTCGAGTGACCGGCAACATCCGATGGCCGGCCCGGCGGTCTGTCCTCCCGCTGCGTCCAGCAGAACTGCGGGGAGCGGTCTTCCGCGGCCGTGGCGGGTGCTTGCTGCGACTCGTTGGCGTCGACCTCGCTGTCCGAGTCCGAGTCGTCCTCCTCGTCGACGTCGTCGGCGTCGACCATCTCCTGCTTCACGCTGACCGCGGTGTGCGGCCCGCTCGCCAGAGAGCGGACGTCGCTCAGCACGAGCGGCGGGCCTCCACCGGAGGCCGTGCCAGCGGGCCGTGCCAGCGCCACCGTCCCGCTGCCGGAGGTCGACGTCTCCGAAGTGGGCACGATGTATTCGCCATGGCTTTCGCCGTAACCGCTGCAAAAGAAACGGCGAACCGTACACAGAATGTCGCATATAGCTGTCAGTTAACGCAGAAACAAGCGTAGCAAACAACGCCGCGCCACACTGTAAAACGGGGTAACTATTATAAAGGTGAACATTTTGCATCTTTATGGGTAAGTGGAGCTCCTTATCATAAATAACGGAAAGAGTCGCGCGTGACCGTGTTTCCTATATCCTTAGTGAGATCTCAGACAGAGGCGTAGCCagggaaggaggggggggaggagaggaTGGGCACTGGTGGCTACTCCACTGGTCTG
It includes:
- the LOC126521715 gene encoding uncharacterized protein; amino-acid sequence: MAPPVLHNEAAATNNKRRASRTSARQFELMLDYVERHPYMVSTRFPASLSVRERHWQRLAERLNSEELNPPKGMDRWKKTWFDWKCNVRSKARSASGKKSLSPLEERLIAITGLLDSDDAPLARKDALPYAEVVYEVEDSSVAAYVAGAASRTEASDSAEPVSDLVQSGYGESHGEYIVPTSETSTSGSGTVALARPAGTASGGGPPLVLSDVRSLASGPHTAVSVKQEMVDADDVDEEDDSDSDSEVDANESQQAPATAAEDRSPQFCWTQREDRPPGRPSDVAGHSTPPGRSGRKRPSADGGDALGAASTEDLKARFEFQIFSATKKKLEADERRADAEAQFYRQEVKRSMTLASLHVEERRKIAAVADFHAEERRKAAAKVEMLLEHKKFYIEQQKTEVLKRRLLQLEIKRLKRDLGDTGGAE